Proteins encoded within one genomic window of Bacillota bacterium:
- the lspA gene encoding signal peptidase II — translation MLFFTIVLLVLFLDQLAKHLVVSFLELGQSVPVLGETVSITYVLNPGAAWGILAHRTTFFVVITLIVALVILYYNHCLPACYKFTRIGLAFQLGGAIGNLVDRIRVGHVIDFLKISFYPPIFNLADAAIVIGGIIFIFSLWKESRRTRLTNP, via the coding sequence ATGCTTTTTTTTACAATTGTCTTGCTGGTTCTCTTTCTGGATCAGCTGGCCAAGCACCTCGTTGTATCTTTTTTGGAGCTGGGGCAATCGGTACCCGTGCTGGGCGAAACTGTATCGATAACCTATGTTTTGAACCCGGGTGCGGCCTGGGGTATTCTTGCCCACAGGACCACCTTTTTTGTGGTTATCACCCTGATTGTTGCCCTGGTCATCCTGTATTACAATCACTGCCTGCCCGCTTGCTACAAATTTACAAGAATCGGCCTCGCCTTTCAACTTGGCGGGGCTATCGGTAACCTGGTTGACCGGATCAGGGTTGGCCATGTGATCGATTTCCTGAAAATTTCTTTTTATCCGCCCATTTTCAATCTTGCAGATGCAGCCATCGTGATCGGGGGAATCATTTTTATCTTCTCCCTGTGGAAAGAGAGCAGAAGAACACGGCTTACCAACCCATGA
- the ileS gene encoding isoleucine--tRNA ligase yields MNYNKTLNLPRTDFAMRADLPRKEPGILKFWEDIDIYRLVREHRKGAPLFILHDGPPYANGKIHMGTALNKVLKDIVIKYSTMKGMDAPYVPGWDTHGLPIELQVIRHKKVKRDDFPPLEFRKLCRDYALKYLDIQREQFYRLGVRGDWENPYITLDPSFEAKQIEVFGTMARKGFIYKGLKPVYWCPDCETALAEAEIEYEDIESHSIYVKFPVTVASAGRITDDTRPVFCMIWTTTPWTIPANLAIALNPEFDYVLVDAGDELYILAEGLWMNVMQVVEQEWTVSKRFKGSELEGIKCAHPLYQRESPVVMSAEFVTLEQGTGLVHIAPGHGLEDYEVGTSYGLGILSPIDGRGYFTEEAGELAGLRYDRGNEEVLHALAREGSLLKSDAIQHQYPHCWRCKKPVIFRATEQWFASIKGFREEALQAIREVNWYPRWGGERIYNMVNDRQDWCISRQRIWGVPIPIFYCRSCDEPIINDRTIDAVQSLFAREGSDAWFKYDAGQILPPGTVCEKCGKNEFRKEEDIMDVWFDSGSSHIAVCENHEDLRWPADLYLEGSDQYRGWFQSSLLTSVAVKGEPPYRSVISHGWVVDGEGKKMSKSLGNVISPDEIIKDYGADILRLWVSSADFTRDIHLSENILKQLVEVYRKIRNTSRFLLGNLFDYEPTAEGIPYDRIDELDRWVLARMQILIQKVTRAYDDHEYHQVFHAIHNFCVVDMSNFYLNINKDKLYCSHPRSVSRRATQAVMFYILKQLSLMISPILTFTAEELWQCMPEQAEKSIQLAEWPSVVDRYCDEELLEKWEHLLETRDEVLRALELARNRKEIGDTLEAEVILWGGEEIYASLQPFRDDLANLLIISELDLREGLEAIPEEAWRSDRLPLAVQVARSSNRKCTRCWAFRDHIGEKGICSRCEAVVAKLVEEK; encoded by the coding sequence ATGAACTACAATAAAACCCTGAACTTGCCACGGACGGATTTTGCCATGCGCGCCGATCTGCCGCGCAAAGAACCCGGCATTCTGAAGTTTTGGGAAGATATAGATATTTACAGGCTGGTACGTGAACACAGGAAGGGGGCACCGCTATTTATTTTACACGATGGCCCCCCATATGCCAACGGGAAGATACACATGGGGACCGCGCTCAACAAGGTTTTGAAAGACATCGTCATAAAATATTCGACGATGAAAGGGATGGATGCTCCCTATGTTCCCGGATGGGATACCCATGGATTGCCGATCGAACTTCAGGTTATCAGGCATAAAAAGGTAAAGAGGGATGACTTCCCCCCCCTCGAGTTCAGAAAACTTTGCCGGGATTATGCTCTGAAATACCTGGATATTCAACGGGAACAATTTTACCGTCTGGGAGTCAGGGGAGATTGGGAAAACCCCTACATCACTCTTGATCCTTCCTTTGAAGCCAAACAGATCGAGGTATTCGGTACCATGGCCAGAAAAGGTTTCATTTACAAGGGGCTGAAACCCGTCTACTGGTGTCCGGATTGCGAGACAGCCCTGGCCGAGGCGGAGATAGAGTATGAAGATATCGAATCCCATTCCATATATGTAAAATTCCCGGTTACAGTTGCATCCGCGGGCAGAATAACTGACGATACCCGGCCGGTATTTTGTATGATCTGGACCACGACCCCATGGACAATCCCGGCCAACCTGGCCATTGCACTCAATCCCGAGTTTGATTATGTGCTCGTCGATGCCGGTGACGAACTTTATATCCTGGCCGAGGGGCTGTGGATGAACGTGATGCAGGTTGTGGAACAGGAATGGACTGTATCAAAAAGGTTCAAGGGATCGGAACTTGAAGGGATAAAATGTGCTCACCCCCTTTACCAGCGGGAATCCCCCGTGGTGATGTCGGCCGAATTTGTCACCCTTGAACAGGGTACCGGCCTGGTTCATATTGCCCCCGGGCACGGGTTGGAAGACTACGAGGTAGGTACAAGCTACGGACTGGGGATCCTCAGCCCCATCGACGGGCGTGGTTACTTTACCGAGGAAGCGGGAGAACTGGCAGGGCTCCGTTATGACCGGGGGAACGAGGAGGTCTTGCATGCCCTGGCGCGGGAGGGTTCCCTGTTGAAATCGGATGCGATACAACACCAGTACCCCCATTGCTGGCGATGCAAGAAACCGGTCATCTTCCGGGCTACCGAACAGTGGTTTGCTTCCATCAAAGGTTTCCGGGAGGAAGCTCTCCAGGCCATACGTGAAGTCAACTGGTATCCACGATGGGGTGGGGAACGGATTTACAACATGGTCAATGATCGCCAGGATTGGTGTATCTCCCGCCAGCGAATCTGGGGAGTTCCCATACCCATTTTTTATTGCCGGTCGTGCGACGAACCGATCATCAACGACCGGACCATCGACGCGGTGCAATCATTGTTTGCCAGGGAGGGCTCGGATGCCTGGTTCAAGTATGATGCCGGGCAGATCCTGCCTCCGGGCACCGTATGTGAGAAATGTGGAAAAAACGAATTCCGCAAGGAAGAAGATATCATGGATGTATGGTTTGATTCCGGTTCCAGCCATATAGCTGTCTGTGAAAACCACGAGGACCTGCGTTGGCCGGCCGACCTTTACCTGGAAGGAAGCGACCAGTACCGCGGCTGGTTTCAATCCTCATTGCTCACATCGGTGGCTGTAAAAGGGGAGCCGCCTTACCGGTCAGTTATCAGCCATGGGTGGGTTGTTGACGGCGAGGGGAAAAAGATGTCCAAGTCGCTGGGCAACGTGATTTCACCCGATGAGATCATCAAGGATTATGGTGCCGATATCCTGAGGTTGTGGGTCTCCTCGGCCGATTTCACCAGGGATATTCACCTATCAGAAAATATACTCAAACAGTTGGTGGAAGTGTATCGCAAGATCCGAAATACTTCCCGGTTCCTGCTGGGGAATCTGTTCGACTACGAGCCGACCGCGGAGGGTATTCCCTATGACCGGATTGATGAACTTGACCGTTGGGTGCTGGCCAGGATGCAGATTCTGATCCAGAAGGTGACCCGAGCTTATGATGATCACGAGTACCACCAGGTATTTCACGCCATCCATAATTTCTGCGTGGTTGATATGAGCAATTTTTACCTGAATATAAATAAAGACAAACTGTACTGTTCCCATCCCCGTTCCGTTTCCAGGAGGGCTACACAGGCGGTGATGTTCTACATCCTGAAACAGTTGAGTTTGATGATATCTCCCATCCTTACATTCACGGCCGAGGAACTGTGGCAGTGTATGCCGGAGCAGGCAGAGAAAAGTATCCAGCTGGCAGAATGGCCTTCCGTGGTGGATCGGTACTGCGACGAGGAGCTTCTCGAAAAATGGGAGCATCTGCTTGAAACAAGGGATGAGGTTCTGCGTGCGCTGGAACTGGCCCGCAACCGGAAGGAGATCGGAGACACCCTCGAAGCGGAGGTAATATTGTGGGGGGGAGAAGAGATATACGCCAGTCTCCAACCCTTCCGGGATGACCTGGCCAATCTTCTGATCATATCGGAACTCGATTTGAGGGAGGGTTTGGAAGCAATCCCGGAAGAAGCCTGGCGCAGTGACAGGTTGCCCCTGGCTGTGCAGGTAGCAAGGAGCAGCAACAGGAAGTGTACGCGTTGCTGGGCTTTCCGTGACCATATCGGGGAAAAAGGAATCTGTTCCCGCTGCGAAGCGGTGGTGGCGAAATTGGTGGAAGAAAAATAG
- a CDS encoding DivIVA domain-containing protein, with product MVLNVNDIHNREFERTFRGYSVDEVDEFLETIALEYGGLLKENNALREKANKLSEECERCKRAEENAKKDMAEARKNAEKYKLSSREEIRSIREEGERKSERLNQENAALQRKNEELRTQVNNLTRESEGFDKVEEMIQIAVSRSQEAAERILTEARQEAESIRLGAEKNRREAEEIKQRTEMEAQRINDEYEVLLQENSQLQDEIVQLSDKIKNYEKLEQTVHNAILVAQEAADDVKQNAKRESELIRKEAEREAQRIIEDSRYQASRILAEHEDLHKQVQVFKMRFRSFIEAQLSSLEMEDWSDSLPARQGDE from the coding sequence ATGGTTCTAAATGTGAACGATATCCACAACCGGGAATTCGAAAGAACATTCAGAGGGTACAGCGTGGATGAAGTTGATGAGTTCCTGGAAACCATAGCCCTGGAATATGGCGGCCTTCTGAAAGAAAACAATGCTCTTCGCGAGAAGGCCAATAAATTGAGCGAGGAATGCGAACGCTGCAAGCGGGCGGAAGAGAACGCCAAAAAAGATATGGCTGAAGCCAGGAAAAACGCAGAAAAATACAAATTGAGCTCCAGGGAAGAAATCCGCTCGATCCGCGAAGAGGGAGAAAGAAAGTCCGAACGCCTCAACCAGGAAAATGCGGCATTGCAACGCAAAAACGAGGAATTGCGCACGCAGGTCAACAACCTTACCAGGGAGAGCGAGGGGTTCGACAAAGTCGAGGAGATGATCCAGATTGCCGTGTCGCGGTCACAGGAAGCTGCAGAAAGGATCCTGACAGAGGCAAGGCAGGAGGCAGAATCGATCCGGCTTGGTGCAGAGAAAAACAGGCGGGAAGCGGAAGAAATCAAACAGAGAACAGAAATGGAGGCGCAACGGATAAACGACGAATATGAAGTATTGCTGCAGGAAAACAGCCAGTTGCAGGATGAAATCGTGCAGCTATCCGACAAAATAAAAAATTACGAGAAGCTGGAACAAACAGTTCATAATGCCATTCTGGTGGCGCAGGAAGCGGCGGATGATGTCAAGCAGAACGCCAAGAGGGAATCGGAACTGATCCGCAAGGAGGCGGAGAGGGAGGCGCAACGAATTATCGAGGATTCCCGTTATCAGGCCAGCCGTATATTGGCCGAACATGAAGATTTGCATAAACAGGTCCAGGTCTTCAAGATGCGTTTTCGCTCTTTTATCGAAGCGCAGCTATCTTCACTGGAAATGGAAGATTGGTCCGATTCTTTACCTGCCCGGCAGGGCGACGAATAA
- a CDS encoding YggT family protein — translation MEEVFAIPVRNILVLLVNTYAYIILGRIILSFMMTGQDPGDNAFIGNLYRFLWQITEPLLKPLRGLIPSMRSGGGIQLDFSPVIAFLLLHLLRYIIETWVRI, via the coding sequence CTGGAGGAGGTTTTTGCGATTCCGGTTAGAAACATTCTTGTTCTGCTGGTCAATACGTATGCTTACATTATTCTGGGGCGGATAATCCTTTCCTTTATGATGACTGGCCAGGATCCGGGAGATAACGCGTTCATCGGAAATTTGTACCGGTTTTTGTGGCAAATCACCGAGCCGCTATTGAAACCCCTCAGGGGATTGATCCCTTCCATGCGGTCAGGCGGTGGAATTCAACTGGACTTCTCTCCGGTAATAGCATTCCTGTTACTTCATTTGCTGCGCTATATCATTGAAACCTGGGTTCGCATATAG
- a CDS encoding YggS family pyridoxal phosphate-dependent enzyme, with the protein MLNRRLEEVRSRIRSSALKGGYDPDGVKIVAVTKNVAVERIAEALELGITSCGENRLQEAEPKIKQLPGEIRWHFLGHLQTNKVKSVINLFSLIHSLDSLRLARAMEKRAMQMDVDVPVLIQVNASGEESKYGFHPGEVEDFIMEIRGGRIKIRGLMTMAPYFDNAEEARPIFRQVRELKERIKIPGVELEYLSMGMTNDYHIAVEEGANMVRVGTALFGAR; encoded by the coding sequence ATGTTGAACAGAAGGTTGGAAGAGGTAAGATCCAGAATCAGGTCGTCAGCCTTGAAAGGTGGTTACGATCCGGATGGAGTGAAAATTGTCGCTGTGACCAAAAATGTAGCGGTGGAAAGGATAGCAGAAGCCCTGGAACTGGGTATCACCAGTTGCGGGGAAAATCGCCTTCAGGAGGCCGAGCCAAAAATAAAACAGCTTCCCGGTGAAATCAGGTGGCATTTTCTTGGCCACCTTCAGACCAACAAGGTGAAATCGGTAATCAATCTGTTTTCCCTGATACATTCCCTTGACAGCTTGCGCCTGGCCCGGGCCATGGAAAAGAGAGCCATGCAAATGGATGTGGATGTACCGGTATTGATCCAGGTCAACGCTTCCGGTGAGGAGAGCAAGTACGGTTTTCATCCCGGGGAAGTCGAAGATTTCATCATGGAGATCAGGGGAGGAAGAATAAAGATCAGGGGCCTGATGACCATGGCTCCCTATTTCGATAATGCCGAGGAAGCCCGGCCGATCTTCCGGCAGGTGCGGGAGCTGAAAGAAAGGATCAAAATTCCGGGGGTTGAGTTGGAGTATCTTTCCATGGGAATGACCAATGATTATCATATCGCCGTCGAGGAAGGAGCCAACATGGTGCGGGTCGGCACGGCCCTGTTCGGGGCCCGTTGA
- the pgeF gene encoding peptidoglycan editing factor PgeF, with protein sequence MNTVEVGYSTRCGGASRGSYASLNLAYHTGDRVLAVRENRRRFLSIWGLSPQHLVTGEQVHGTGIHRVEEGDRGRGDRKGTAIPRCDALVTGVAGVVLAAFSADCMIVYLVNPQRRVAALAHAGWRGVLNGVVGKVVDALVSEYGGHPRELMAWGSPCICRRCFEVSQEVAVLFLDRGWDDPLFCDGDETAGKYFLDLREIVRKQLVTSGLPTGNIEMAEICTSCRPDLFYSYRREGKKTGRMMGFVSLME encoded by the coding sequence ATGAATACGGTCGAGGTCGGTTATTCAACTCGATGTGGGGGTGCAAGCCGCGGATCCTATGCTTCCCTCAACCTGGCCTATCATACCGGGGATAGGGTTCTGGCTGTCCGGGAAAATCGCCGTCGTTTCCTTTCCATATGGGGCCTTTCCCCCCAACACCTTGTAACGGGGGAACAGGTTCACGGGACAGGTATACATCGGGTTGAAGAGGGTGACCGCGGCAGGGGAGACCGCAAGGGGACGGCCATACCCCGGTGCGATGCGCTTGTCACCGGGGTAGCTGGCGTTGTTCTGGCTGCTTTCTCCGCCGACTGCATGATCGTCTACCTGGTCAATCCGCAAAGAAGGGTAGCTGCCCTGGCCCATGCCGGTTGGCGCGGGGTGTTGAACGGTGTGGTCGGGAAAGTGGTCGATGCCCTGGTGAGCGAATACGGGGGACACCCCCGGGAATTGATGGCCTGGGGCAGTCCATGTATCTGCCGACGTTGTTTCGAAGTATCACAGGAGGTTGCCGTCCTGTTTCTGGATCGGGGCTGGGATGATCCTTTATTTTGTGATGGGGACGAAACTGCCGGAAAATATTTTCTGGATCTGAGGGAAATCGTGCGGAAGCAGCTTGTCACGAGCGGGCTGCCGACAGGGAATATCGAGATGGCAGAAATCTGTACATCATGCCGTCCCGATCTGTTCTACTCCTACCGGCGCGAGGGAAAAAAAACAGGCAGGATGATGGGTTTTGTTTCTTTGATGGAATGA
- the nrdG gene encoding anaerobic ribonucleoside-triphosphate reductase activating protein, whose protein sequence is MKLRIAGIKKESLVDGPGVCYVIFVQGCNHNCPGCHNPEAQPFDGGVEMEIGAIFEEIASLKGTDAVVFSGGEPFLQPVALSLLGKKIHHLGLKIITYTGFTLEQLLENSPQKRDCQKLLEVTDILIDGPYIEEQKDLELAFRGSKNQRIIDVKPSMKLKKAVVMSEL, encoded by the coding sequence ATGAAGCTACGTATTGCAGGGATAAAGAAAGAGAGTCTGGTCGATGGGCCGGGCGTATGTTACGTGATCTTCGTGCAGGGTTGTAACCACAATTGCCCGGGGTGCCACAATCCTGAAGCGCAGCCGTTCGACGGCGGGGTGGAGATGGAGATCGGTGCTATTTTCGAGGAAATTGCTTCTCTCAAGGGAACGGACGCCGTGGTGTTCAGCGGGGGGGAGCCCTTCTTGCAACCGGTGGCTCTCTCCTTGCTGGGTAAGAAGATCCACCATCTGGGATTGAAAATAATTACCTATACCGGTTTTACCCTGGAACAGTTGCTGGAAAATTCACCGCAGAAACGTGATTGTCAAAAATTGTTGGAGGTTACGGACATACTGATAGATGGCCCCTATATCGAGGAACAGAAAGATCTTGAACTGGCTTTCCGGGGATCAAAAAACCAGAGGATCATCGATGTCAAACCCTCGATGAAGTTGAAAAAAGCGGTGGTCATGTCGGAATTGTAG
- the nrdD gene encoding anaerobic ribonucleoside-triphosphate reductase — translation MAKAFVHSVEGEEGLQKGTDFAEIRKRDGRVVPFEPEKITEAIFKAACAVGGRDRSIAENLTLHVIRSLKKEERYSGIIPAVEDVQDVVEKVLIENGHARTAKAYILYRAQRTRIRDAKSELMDAVKEILVETSRENANVSNSPSAKMLQIGSAASKKYYLSNLLPREFSRAHIEGSIHIHDLDYYSKTLNCLQIDLTRLLKEGFNTGYGYIRPPKRIASAAAQAAIILQSNQNDMFGGQSFPHFDRSIGEVIRNMGKKVEYEEIFQAMEGFVYNLNTMHSRAGAQVPFSSLNFGTDVTPEGRNATRAVLEAFHAGLGNGESPIFPNLVFRLKKGINLDPGDPNYDLFQLAVKVASRRLNPTFSFMDASINRKYGDEVSYMGCRSRVIANRHGPEVSAGRGNIAPVTINLPKLALESKGNLKQFTDELDRIMRLAVSQLLHRFEVLSRLKLKDLPFLMGQHLYIGSEDLGPEDFIGAAIKNGSLAIGFIGLAETLVALIGKHHGEDSEAHEVGVAIIEQMRRNTDAFENEYDLNFVLYATPAEGLAGRFVAMDREKYGIIPGVTDKDYYTNSFHIPVNYAISLFDKISIEGDYHRFCNAGHITYVELDSPPEHNLGAMEKIIRHMADSDVGYGGVNYPVDECRGCSYNGLIPEECPSCGSSDIRRIRRITGYLSTEDRFNEAKISELKDRKAHVYREKR, via the coding sequence ATGGCAAAGGCGTTTGTGCATTCAGTTGAAGGTGAGGAAGGTTTACAGAAGGGGACGGATTTTGCCGAAATAAGAAAAAGGGATGGCCGGGTCGTACCGTTTGAGCCCGAAAAGATAACCGAGGCCATTTTCAAAGCTGCCTGTGCAGTCGGCGGCCGGGATCGCAGTATTGCTGAAAATCTGACCTTGCATGTGATCAGATCGTTGAAAAAAGAAGAAAGATACAGTGGCATCATACCCGCTGTTGAGGATGTCCAGGATGTGGTGGAGAAGGTTTTGATTGAAAATGGACATGCCCGGACAGCCAAGGCTTATATTTTGTACCGGGCCCAGAGAACGCGTATCCGCGATGCCAAATCGGAACTGATGGATGCAGTCAAGGAGATTCTGGTGGAAACAAGCCGTGAAAATGCAAATGTCAGCAATTCCCCGTCGGCGAAGATGTTGCAGATAGGCAGTGCGGCCAGCAAGAAATATTATTTGAGCAACCTTCTGCCCAGGGAGTTTTCAAGGGCGCATATAGAGGGTAGCATTCATATCCATGACCTTGATTATTACAGCAAGACTTTGAATTGCCTGCAAATCGATCTGACACGTTTGTTGAAAGAAGGATTCAATACCGGTTATGGCTATATAAGGCCGCCCAAGAGGATTGCTTCCGCTGCCGCCCAGGCGGCCATTATCCTGCAGAGCAACCAGAATGACATGTTCGGCGGTCAGAGTTTCCCCCATTTTGACAGAAGTATAGGAGAGGTCATCCGCAATATGGGGAAAAAGGTGGAATATGAGGAAATATTCCAGGCCATGGAGGGGTTTGTCTACAATCTGAATACCATGCATAGCCGTGCCGGTGCCCAGGTTCCCTTTTCCTCCCTGAATTTTGGAACCGACGTTACACCCGAAGGCAGGAACGCCACCAGGGCCGTGCTTGAGGCATTCCATGCAGGTTTGGGAAACGGAGAGAGCCCGATCTTCCCCAACCTGGTATTCCGCCTCAAGAAAGGGATAAACCTTGATCCCGGAGATCCCAACTACGATCTCTTTCAATTGGCCGTCAAGGTTGCTTCCCGCCGGCTGAACCCGACTTTCAGCTTCATGGACGCATCGATCAACCGCAAGTATGGCGATGAAGTCTCGTATATGGGCTGCCGTTCCCGGGTGATTGCCAACCGCCATGGGCCCGAGGTGTCTGCCGGCAGGGGCAATATCGCTCCTGTAACCATCAACCTTCCGAAACTGGCCCTGGAAAGCAAGGGCAATCTCAAGCAGTTCACGGATGAACTCGACCGTATTATGCGCCTGGCGGTGAGCCAGCTGCTTCACAGATTTGAAGTTCTTTCCCGTCTGAAGCTCAAAGATCTGCCGTTTCTGATGGGGCAGCACCTCTACATCGGTTCAGAGGATCTTGGCCCCGAAGATTTTATCGGTGCGGCTATCAAGAACGGATCACTGGCCATCGGCTTTATCGGGCTTGCCGAGACGCTGGTGGCTTTGATCGGGAAGCACCACGGGGAGGACAGTGAAGCCCATGAGGTGGGAGTGGCTATCATCGAGCAGATGCGCCGTAACACGGATGCATTCGAAAATGAATACGATCTGAACTTTGTCCTCTATGCAACTCCGGCGGAGGGACTTGCGGGCCGCTTTGTGGCCATGGACCGGGAGAAGTACGGCATTATCCCCGGGGTTACGGACAAAGACTACTATACCAATTCATTTCATATACCGGTCAATTATGCCATCTCCCTCTTTGATAAAATATCGATCGAGGGTGATTACCATCGTTTCTGCAATGCCGGGCATATCACCTATGTTGAGCTTGATTCTCCACCGGAGCATAATCTTGGTGCCATGGAAAAAATCATCCGGCACATGGCCGACTCGGACGTCGGATACGGAGGGGTCAACTATCCGGTGGATGAGTGCAGAGGCTGTTCTTACAACGGATTGATTCCCGAAGAGTGTCCTTCGTGTGGCAGTTCCGATATCAGAAGGATCAGGCGTATCACGGGTTATCTCTCCACGGAAGACCGCTTCAACGAGGCCAAGATATCCGAATTGAAGGACAGGAAAGCTCATGTTTACCGGGAGAAAAGATGA
- the nrdR gene encoding transcriptional repressor NrdR: protein MKCPFCGELESRVTDSRMTEEGTTIKRRRECISCEKRFNTMEKVEENPIMVIKRDGRREIFDGNKILTGLLIASRKRNLPVEILQGLVEELEQELRVTYTHEVDADQIGDILLNKLRKIDEVAYVRFASVFHQFQDIETFKKELEKMIKTRETD from the coding sequence ATGAAATGCCCCTTCTGCGGAGAGCTGGAAAGCAGGGTTACCGACTCCCGGATGACAGAGGAAGGGACAACGATCAAACGGCGCCGCGAATGTATTTCCTGTGAGAAAAGGTTCAACACGATGGAAAAAGTCGAGGAGAACCCGATCATGGTCATAAAGAGGGACGGGCGCCGTGAAATATTTGATGGAAACAAAATACTTACCGGTTTGCTGATAGCCAGTAGAAAAAGAAACCTGCCTGTAGAAATACTACAAGGTTTGGTTGAAGAACTGGAACAGGAACTTCGTGTAACCTACACCCACGAGGTTGATGCCGATCAGATCGGCGACATACTGCTCAACAAATTAAGAAAAATTGATGAGGTTGCCTACGTGCGTTTTGCTTCAGTTTTTCATCAATTCCAGGATATAGAGACTTTCAAGAAAGAACTGGAAAAGATGATAAAGACGAGGGAGACCGATTGA
- a CDS encoding YlmC/YmxH family sporulation protein, whose product MIKISELKNRDVVNVNDGRRLGTIMDLDIDLQKGVVNSIVVPSQKGFWGRLSGPKDHIISWSKIVRIGVDTILVDYPREIL is encoded by the coding sequence ATGATAAAGATATCGGAGTTAAAAAATCGTGATGTGGTCAATGTGAATGATGGCCGCCGCCTGGGAACAATCATGGATCTTGACATCGATCTTCAAAAAGGGGTGGTGAACTCCATTGTCGTCCCGTCACAGAAAGGGTTCTGGGGCAGATTGTCGGGTCCCAAGGACCACATAATCTCCTGGAGCAAGATTGTCAGGATCGGTGTGGACACGATTCTGGTGGACTATCCACGGGAAATCTTGTAA
- the sigG gene encoding RNA polymerase sporulation sigma factor SigG, with protein sequence MALNKVEICGVNTSKLPVLPNQKMTELFERMLRNEPGAREALIKGNLRLVLSVIQRFNNRGENVDDLFQVGCIGLIKAIDNFDLGKNVKFSTYAVPMIIGEIRRYLRDNNPIRVSRSLRDIAYRVLQIRDKLANRLSREPSIREIAGELGLPREDIVFALDAIQEPISLFEPIYYDGGDPIFVMDQVSDEKCADDRWLVDLAIKEALTKLNERERLILTMRFFKGKTQMEVADEIGISQAQVSRLEKAALKFLRKQIQ encoded by the coding sequence ATCGCTTTGAATAAAGTGGAGATATGTGGTGTCAATACTTCCAAACTTCCGGTTCTCCCCAATCAGAAGATGACCGAACTTTTTGAACGCATGCTCCGCAATGAACCCGGTGCCAGGGAGGCGCTTATCAAGGGAAATCTCAGGTTGGTGCTATCGGTAATCCAGAGGTTCAACAACCGGGGAGAAAATGTGGATGACCTGTTTCAGGTGGGATGTATCGGTCTTATCAAGGCCATCGATAATTTTGATCTTGGCAAGAACGTGAAATTTTCTACATATGCTGTGCCGATGATTATAGGGGAAATAAGAAGATACCTGCGGGATAACAATCCTATTCGCGTGAGCCGTTCACTGCGTGATATCGCTTACCGGGTTTTGCAGATCAGGGATAAACTTGCTAATCGGCTGTCACGAGAACCCTCCATCCGGGAAATAGCCGGTGAACTGGGCCTGCCGAGGGAAGATATCGTGTTTGCCCTCGATGCAATCCAGGAACCGATATCGCTGTTTGAACCGATATATTATGATGGGGGAGATCCCATCTTTGTCATGGATCAGGTCAGCGACGAGAAGTGTGCAGATGACAGGTGGCTCGTTGATCTGGCCATCAAGGAGGCGTTGACAAAACTGAACGAGAGGGAACGGCTGATTCTGACCATGCGTTTTTTCAAGGGCAAGACGCAGATGGAGGTGGCCGACGAGATTGGCATCTCGCAGGCTCAGGTGTCGCGGCTGGAAAAAGCTGCCCTGAAGTTCTTGAGGAAACAGATACAGTAA